In Sorghum bicolor cultivar BTx623 chromosome 8, Sorghum_bicolor_NCBIv3, whole genome shotgun sequence, one genomic interval encodes:
- the LOC110437622 gene encoding uncharacterized protein LOC110437622 — protein MVKLGFSSPPPPQPPAAGRPITAAAAMAGVLTPPPCAAAGVAPSAVAGSARAGAASSAASPSADTSLFIYHHGAETAYLLLYVDDIVLTSSSPSLLRRIINALQHEFPLKDLGVLHHFLGVTVEPRPTGLLLHQRQYTLDILERAGMTSCKPCSTPVDTQGKLSEAEGSLVADPTAYRSLAGALQYLTFIRPDITYAVQQVCLHMHDPQEPHLTALKRLLRYLRGTVDYGLLLHRSPSTELVVYTDADWAGCSDTRRSTSGYAVFLGGNLVSWSSKRQPFVSRSSAEAEYRTVANGVAEASWLRQLLAELHSPLSRSTLVYCDNVSAVYLSTNPVQHQQTKHVEIDLHFVRDRVAIGDVRVLHVPTTSQFADIFTKGLLSSTFTEFHSSLNITSG, from the exons ATGGTCAAGCTAGGGTTTTCTTCTCCCCCTCCTCCCCAGCCACCAGCCGCCGGCCGACCcatcaccgccgccgccgccatggccggtgtTCTCACTCCTCCTCCCTGCGCGGCCGCGGGCGTGGCCCCTAGCGCGGTCGCGGGATCGGCGCGCGCAGGCGCGGCCTCCAGCGCCGCTAGCCCCAGCGCAG ATACGTCCCTGTTTATCTACCACCATGGAGCCGAGACTGCGTACCTGctgctctatgttgatgacattgtcctcACATCTTCCAGTCCTTCACTACTGCGCCGCATCATCAACGCTCTTCAGCACGAGTTCCCTCTGAAGGATCTGGGTGTCCTCCATCACTTTCTCGGAGTCACTGTTGAGCCTCGCCCCACTGGGCTTCTTCTACACCAGCGGCAGTACACTCTTGATATCCTGGAGCGAGCAGGGATGACTAGCTGCAAGCCCTGCTCCACTCCGGTTGACACTCAAGGCAAGTTGTCAGAGGCCGAGGGCAGTCTAGTGGCAGACCCCACTGCGTACCGGAGTCTTGCTGGTGCACTTCAGTACCTCACTTTCATCAGGCCGGACATCACATATGCCGTGCAACAGGTCTGTCTCCACATGCATGATCCTCAAGAGCCCCACCTGACTGCTCTCAAGCGCCTCCTCCGCTACCTCCGCGGCACCGTCGACTATGGGTTGCTTCTTCACCGGTCTCCCTCCACTGAGCTGGTCGTCTACACTGACGCTGACTGGGCTGGGTGCTCGGACACTCGGCGCTCTACCTCCGGCTACGCCGTCTTCTTAGGCGGTAACCTGGTGTCCTGGTCGTCCAAGCGCCAGCCGTTCGTCTCCcgctccagtgccgaggcggagtaccgCACTGTTGCCAACGGCGTGGCTGAGGCTTCATGGCTCCGGCAACTCCTTGCCGAGCTCCATAGCCCTCTCTCCAGGAGCACGCTGGTCTACTGTGACAATGTCAGTGCAgtgtacctctccaccaaccctgtGCAGCACCAGCAGACCAAACATGTGGAGATTGATCTCCACTTTGTCCGTGATCGAGTCGCCATCGGCGATGTTCGGGTCCTCCACGTCCCGACCACCTCCCAgttcgccgacatcttcaccaagggtctcCTGTCCTCTACCTTCACCGAATTTCactccagcctcaacatcaccagtGGCTAG
- the LOC8068122 gene encoding L-type lectin-domain containing receptor kinase S.4, whose protein sequence is MSSSKKPKPPILLSFLFLLASLAVAASQEFTYKGFSASGAGKNPSLSLNGTSATDVLPSGVLRLTNETSRLLGHAFYPAPLRFLDRPNGTAVSFSTQFAFTIAPEFPTLGGHGFAFVVAPDPRMPGALPSQYLGLLSAADVGNATNHLFAVEFDTVQDFEFDDVNGNHVGVNLNSLISNASAKADPLNLKAGDTTAWIDYDGAAGLLNVSIANGTAGKPAAPLISFRVDLSGVFREQMYVGFSASTGVLASSHYVRGWSFRLGGGAAPALDLASLPSLPRIKSGRNRTSLILAVAFSAFVALVVLAGAGAYGAYRYKNRDIIEPWELDYGPHRFKYAELRRATRGFRERELLGSGGFGKVYRGVLRGKSGETVAVKRVNHESRQGLREFVAEIASIGRLRHRNLVQLQGWCRRRGDLLLVYDYMPNGSLDRHLFGDHLKASRLTWPVRHRILRDVASALLYLHEGWESVVLHRDVKASNVLLDADMSARLGDFGLAKLHERGANPSTTRVVGTLGYLAPELTRTGKATAAADVFAFGALVLEVVAGRRPIEPRAEPEELVLSEWAWERYAAGEVEKVVDARLAGTYDFAEAAAAVKVGLWCSHPVAASRPTMREVARYLDGGEAGEVPEPPPPPPMPPAYSGEVGFDDFVHSYPSSSFERAAAAGGGWDGGTQTSVATFPFSPLSMRSSHVSM, encoded by the coding sequence ATGTCAAGCTCCAAGAAACCCAAGCCTCCCAtcctcctctccttcctcttcctcctcgccagcctcgccgtcgccgcgtcCCAGGAATTCACCTACAAAGGCTTCAGCGCGAGCGGTGCCGGCAAGAACCCGAGCCTGAGCCTGAACGGCACGTCGGCGACCGATGTCCTGCCGAGCGGCGTCCTCCGCCTCACCAACGAGACGTCCAGGCTCCTGGGCCACGCCTTCTACCCTGCCCCGCTCCGCTTCCTCGACCGGCCCAACGGCACCGCCGTGTCCTTCTCCACGCAGTTCGCCTTCACCATAGCCCCCGAGTTCCCGACGCTCGGCGGCCACGGCTTCGCGTTCGTGGTCGCGCCCGACCCGCGCATGCCCGGCGCGCTGCCCAGCCAGTACCTCGGCCTGCTCAGCGCCGCCGACGTCGGCAACGCCACCAACCACCTCTTCGCCGTCGAGTTCGACACCGTGCAGGACTTCGAGTTCGACGACGTCAACGGCAACCACGTCGGCGTCAACCTCAACAGCCTCATCTCCAACGCGTCCGCCAAGGCCGACCCGCTCAACCTCAAGGCCGGCGACACCACCGCCTGGATCGACTACGACGGCGCCGCCGGGTTGCTCAACGTCTCGATCGCGAACGGTACGGCCGGGAAGCCAGCCGCGCCGCTCATCTCCTTCCGCGTCGACCTGTCGGGGGTCTTCCGCGAGCAGATGTACGTCGGCTTCTCGGCGTCCACGGGGGTCCTCGCCAGCTCGCACTACGTCAGGGGATGGAGCTTccgcctcggcggcggcgccgcgccgGCGCTGGACCTCGCGTCGCTTCCGTCGCTGCCGCGGATCAAGAGCGGCAGGAACCGGACCTCGCTCATCCTCGCCGTCGCGTTCTCGGCGTTCGTCGCGCTCGTCGTGCTCGCGGGCGCCGGCGCGTACGGCGCGTACCGGTACAAGAACCGCGACATCATCGAGCCGTGGGAGCTCGACTACGGCCCGCACCGGTTCAAGTACGCCGAGCTCCGGCGGGCCACGCGCGGGTTCCGGGAGCGCGAGTTGCTGGGTTCCGGCGGGTTCGGCAAGGTGTACCGCGGCGTGCTCCGGGGCAAGTCCGGCGAGACCGTGGCCGTGAAGCGCGTGAACCACGAGTCCCGGCAGGGGCTCCGCGAGTTCGTGGCGGAGATCGCGTCCATCGGCCGCCTCCGCCACCGGAACCTGGTCCAGCTCCAGGGCtggtgccgccgccgcggcgaccTCCTCCTCGTCTACGACTACATGCCCAACGGCAGCCTGGACCGCCACCTCTTCGGCGACCACCTCAAGGCGTCGCGCCTGACGTGGCCCGTCCGCCACCGGATCCTCCGCGACGTCGCGTCCGCGCTGCTGTACCTGCACGAAGGGTGGGAGAGCGTCGTCCTCCACCGCGACGTCAAGGCCAGCAACGTGCTCCTCGACGCCGACATGTCGGCGCGGCTCGGCGACTTCGGGCTCGCCAAGCTCCACGAGCGCGGGGCCAACCCGAGCACGACGCGCGTGGTGGGCACCCTGGGTTACCTGGCCCCCGAGCTCACGCGGACGGGGAAGGCCACGGCGGCCGCCGACGTGTTCGCGTTCGGCGCCCTGGTGCTGGAGGTGGTGGCCGGGCGGCGCCCCATCGAGCCCCGCGCGGAGCCCGAGGAGCTGGTGCTGTCCGAGTGGGCGTGGGAGCGGTACGCGGCCGGGGAGGTGGAGAAGGTGGTGGACGCCCGGCTCGCCGGCACGTACGACttcgcggaggcggcggcggccgtgaAGGTGGGGCTGTGGTGCTCGCACCCGGTGGCGGCGTCGCGGCCCACGATGCGGGAGGTGGCGAGGTACCTTGACGGCGGGGAGGCCGGCGAGGTGCCGGAGCCTCCGCCCCCGCCGCCGATGCCGCCGGCGTACTCCGGCGAGGTCGGGTTCGACGACTTCGTGCACTCGTACCCGTCGTCGTCGTTCgagcgcgccgccgcggccggcggCGGGTGGGACGGTGGGACCCAGACGTCGGTGGCCACGTTCCCCTTCTCGCCGCTGTCCATGCGGTCGTCGCACGTCAGCATGTGA